The window TGATCCTCCTCCTTCTCGAAGAGGGCGCCCGCGCGGTCGAAGAGCACGCGGATGAGGGTGATGCCCGGCGGGCGCAGCGACTCCGTTCTCTCGCCGGTCGGTACTCGGGTGTCTACGGCGACGATTACCTGGAGCGCGTCCGCGAAGGCTGGGACGAGTGATCGTCGTCGACGCGGGTGTGCTCATCGGTCTGCTCGACGACCGCGACGCGCACCACCGGGCGGCACTGGAGATGCTCGAGCGCACACCGCCGCCGTACCTGGTGCATCCGCTCACGCTCGCCGAAGTGCTGGTCGGGCCGGCCAGGGTCGGTCGCGAGGCTCAGGCCTGGGACGACCTGAAAGAGATCGGCGTCGAGGTCGCGGCCCTCGGCCCTGACGAGCCGCTGGCTCTTGCACGGTTGCGCGCCGAGCACCGGTTGACGATGCCGGACACGTGTGTGCTCGCCACGGCCGTGCATCACGGGTGCCGTCTCGCGACGTTCGATCGTCAGCTGGCCGTGGCCGCCGCGCGCAGCGGACGCGCGCTCGACTGACCGCGC of the Microbacterium sufflavum genome contains:
- a CDS encoding type II toxin-antitoxin system VapC family toxin: MIVVDAGVLIGLLDDRDAHHRAALEMLERTPPPYLVHPLTLAEVLVGPARVGREAQAWDDLKEIGVEVAALGPDEPLALARLRAEHRLTMPDTCVLATAVHHGCRLATFDRQLAVAAARSGRALD